One genomic segment of Clostridium estertheticum subsp. estertheticum includes these proteins:
- a CDS encoding ATP-binding protein, with product MIKGYQTKILSIYDQIRQEEESDFRKRKIHIEETHPEIIGLDKKIGKLCIELSISALKNTDNRESHLHDLKEKIMDLRVKKSELLVSNGFNMEYLNLHYRCNKCRDTGFIGNTKCSCFKQKVVDVYYTGSELKSMLKTHNFDNFKLDYYPSRKSELESISPKKNMEKILSISMSFLKNFDTTDENLLFYGSSGTGKTFLSHCITKELIDKGSFVVYRTAEELIRALKDIRFNNNSALEELLIDCDLLIIDDLGTEQLSDFNKAELFNLLNTKLLKQKKMVVSTNLSLESLLKTYAERITSRLFGNFTACKFFGDDIRIKENLSKLK from the coding sequence ATGATTAAAGGTTATCAAACCAAGATATTAAGTATATATGATCAAATAAGACAAGAAGAAGAGTCTGACTTTAGGAAACGAAAAATTCATATAGAAGAAACCCATCCTGAAATTATTGGATTAGATAAAAAGATAGGTAAATTATGTATAGAACTATCTATTAGTGCCTTGAAGAACACTGATAATAGAGAAAGCCATTTACATGACTTAAAAGAAAAAATAATGGACCTAAGGGTAAAAAAATCTGAACTATTAGTCTCTAATGGTTTTAACATGGAGTACCTTAATTTACATTATAGATGTAATAAATGCCGCGATACCGGGTTTATTGGAAACACTAAATGCTCTTGCTTTAAACAAAAAGTAGTAGATGTTTATTATACTGGATCTGAATTAAAAAGCATGCTAAAAACTCATAATTTTGATAACTTTAAATTGGATTATTATCCTTCTAGGAAAAGTGAACTTGAATCAATATCTCCAAAAAAGAACATGGAAAAGATTTTATCTATATCTATGAGCTTTTTGAAAAACTTCGACACTACTGATGAAAATTTATTATTTTACGGGAGTTCTGGAACAGGAAAAACATTTTTATCTCATTGTATTACAAAGGAATTAATTGATAAAGGTTCCTTTGTAGTATATAGGACGGCTGAGGAATTAATAAGGGCTTTAAAAGATATTAGATTTAATAACAATAGTGCTTTAGAAGAATTACTAATAGATTGTGACTTACTTATTATCGATGATTTAGGTACCGAGCAGCTTTCAGATTTTAATAAAGCTGAACTGTTTAACTTGCTTAATACTAAGTTATTAAAACAAAAGAAAATGGTAGTATCCACCAATTTATCTCTTGAAAGTTTACTTAAAACTTATGCAGAAAGAATAACTTCTAGATTATTTGGCAACTTTACTGCTTGCAAATTCTTTGGAGATGATATAAGAATAAAGGAAAACTTGAGTAAACTAAAATAA